The DNA window ATTATTTATTATATACTTATTTTAATAAATTTAAAAAGTTTCTTTATATTTTAATATTTAATTAAAAATAATTTATATAAACTAGGAAATAATAATGTTAAAAGAAAATTTTTTATTAAAAAAACAAAAAAATAAAATAAATTTATTAGATTTAAATTTTAAAAGTATGGTAAATTTTTTTTTGAAATTAGAAGAAAAAAAATTTAGAGCCATACAAGTTATGGAATGGATTTATAAAAAACATTGTGTAAATTTTGATGAAATGAATAATTTAAGTAATATATTAAAAAATAAATTAAAAGATATATCTATAATTCAGTTACCGGAATGTATAGAAGAAAAAAAATCTCATGATGGTACGATAAAATGGAAATTATTATGTCATAATGAATTTATTGAAACAATATATATTCCGGAAAAAAATAGAGCTACATTATGTATTTCTTCACAAGTAGGCTGCGCATTAAAATGTAATTTTTGTGCTACAGGTAAGTTAGGGTATACTCGTAATTTATTAGTTTCAGAAATTATTGGTCAAATCTGGTTTGTTATAAACAAAATACACCAATATAAATTAAAAAATTATGCTGTACATTCAATTACAAATATTGTAATGATGGGAATGGGTGAACCTTTACTAAATTTACGGAATATTATTCCGACTATAGATATTATAACACATAAATATGGTTTTCATTTTTCTAAAAATAAAGTAACTTTATCTACAGCAGGTGTAGTTCCAGCGATTAATAAAATTGCAGGTAAAATAGATATTTCATTAGCTATTTCTTTACACGCATCTAACGATAATATTCGTAACATGATTATGCCAATTAATAAAGTATATAACATTAAAATGTTATTAGCGTCCATTAAAAACTATCTTAGTAAATCTACTGCGAATCGCGGTATAGTAACAATTGAATATATTATGTTATTTAACATTAATGATAATGAATTTCATGCTCAAGAATTATCAATTTTATTAAAAGATATATCTTGTAAAATTAATTTAATTCCATGGAATTCTATTCACAATTCTTTTTATGAATGTAGTAGTAATAAAAGAATTATTAATTTTTTAAATTATTTAAGAAATAAAGGTTTTACTGTTACAATTAGAAAAAATAGAGGTTCTGACATTAACGCTGCTTGTGGACAGTTAATTGGACACAACAATATCATTAAAAAATAGTGAATTTTAATAGAATTTTTCTTCTAATTATTTTTCATAAAAATAAAAAATTTTCAAATCTATATTTTTTATTAAAAATTAATAATCTTAATATAGGAACTTTAATATTGTATGAGTATAAAATATCAATCAATCAGAGGTATGCATGATCTTCTTCCTAATGATGCTTATTACTTAAATACCATTGAAAAAGTTATAAAAAATATATTATATAACCATTCTTATTCAGAGATTCGTTTTCCGATTGTAGAAAAAACACAATTATTTAAGAAAGCTATTGGAAATAATACTGATATTATACATAAAGAAATGTATAATTTTTGGGATAAAAGACAAAAAAAAATCTCTTTGAGGCCAGAAGGAACGGTAAGTTGTATCAGAGCGTGCATACAAAATAATATATTTTATAATTCTAAAATTCAAAAATTATGGTATCATGGTCCTATGTTTCGTTATGAGAGACCGCAAAAAGGACGTTTTAGACAATTTGATCAATTAGGAGTAGAAGTTTTTGGTTTAAAAAATTTTGTTACTGACTATGAAGTTATTATGTTAACTGTAAAAATTTGGAAACAATTAAATTTATTAAAACATGTAACACTTGAAGTCAATTCAATTGGCCATTTAACAGATAGAAAAAATTTTGCATTGGATTTACAAAA is part of the Buchnera aphidicola (Cinara cuneomaculata) genome and encodes:
- the rlmN gene encoding 23S rRNA (adenine(2503)-C(2))-methyltransferase RlmN, with the protein product MLKENFLLKKQKNKINLLDLNFKSMVNFFLKLEEKKFRAIQVMEWIYKKHCVNFDEMNNLSNILKNKLKDISIIQLPECIEEKKSHDGTIKWKLLCHNEFIETIYIPEKNRATLCISSQVGCALKCNFCATGKLGYTRNLLVSEIIGQIWFVINKIHQYKLKNYAVHSITNIVMMGMGEPLLNLRNIIPTIDIITHKYGFHFSKNKVTLSTAGVVPAINKIAGKIDISLAISLHASNDNIRNMIMPINKVYNIKMLLASIKNYLSKSTANRGIVTIEYIMLFNINDNEFHAQELSILLKDISCKINLIPWNSIHNSFYECSSNKRIINFLNYLRNKGFTVTIRKNRGSDINAACGQLIGHNNIIKK